From the genome of Candidozyma auris chromosome 2, complete sequence, one region includes:
- the CTN1 gene encoding carnitine O-acetyltransferase YAT1, with product MSTFSKQHTLKHLPIPSLEKTCENYLNVLQPLETEREHEKTKEAVKRFLEDGSGAFLDAELRKYAKNRASYIEQFWYDSYLNYDSPVVLNLNPFFLLEDDPFNNETTCVNPQVKRAASLTLSSLKFIRVLRNETLPADTLKNGQPLCMYQYKKLFGSARIPTEDGCVMQSDENSNHIVVMSKSQFYWFDVLDTDNNLLLSEQDLIINFTSIIQDSLQTPTNEIAKSSFGVLTTENRRVWARIRHSPTILENPNNSEILSIVDSALFVICLDDLVLSDLSDLAKNMLCGLSIVDNGVQVGTCTNRWYDKLQIIITQNGKAGINFEHTGVDGHTVLRYVSDIYTDSILSFAKSINTNAPSLWTETSMSDSISSEGGRTDLVTIPRKLEWDLTPDLSLALRFGETRLSDLINQNEFKHLEFKSYGSSTIKKMKYSPDAFVQMAFQATYYALYGRVECTYEPAMTKQFYHGRTEAVRTVSPESNLFVRKFFDPNMPDAEKLKFLSEACKKHSEQTKRCSVGEGVDRHLFALFCIWRRYVSGELNSDFEATNMQEDDTVVCDQRSESSEHTVGGNNEPNLKSDLTSLPAIFADSGWDKLNNTILSTSNCGNPSLRLFGFGPVSANGFGIGYIIKDDSISICASSKHRQTSRFLVTLDSYLDEVYRIYKEVNESAEVHAPIDTKISEEAPVMAKNIVKQPVAVKDSLSTLLGGYGYFDMGEEDIKSRGQSPEPPFMHRMESGFSIRDIERKLRLSEY from the coding sequence ATGTCTACTTTCTCCAAGCAACACACCCTAAAGCACTTACCTATCCCCCTGCTCGAGAAAACCTGTGAAAACTACCTCAATGTCTTGCAACCTTTGGAAACTGAGCGGGAGCACGAGaaaaccaaagaagcagtgaAGCGGTTTTTGGAAGATGGCAGTGGCGCTTTTTTGGATGCAGAGTTGAGGAAGTACGCCAAAAACAGGGCCTCATACATTGAGCAGTTTTGGTACGATTCCTACTTGAACTATGATTCTCCTGTGGTGCTCAACTTGAACCCGTTTTTCTTATTGGAGGATGACCCTTTCAACAATGAAACCACTTGCGTCAATCCACAGGTGAAGAGAGCTGCCTCCTTGACGCTttcctcgttgaagttCATTCGTGTTTTGAGAAATGAAACATTGCCGGCTGACACCCTCAAGAACGGCCAGCCTCTTTGCATGTACCagtacaagaagctctttggGTCAGCCAGAATCCCCACCGAGGACGGATGTGTGATGCAGTCAGACGAAAACTCCAACCACATTGTCGTGATGAGCAAGTCGCAGTTCTACTGGTTCGACGTTTTGGATACCGACAACAACTTGCTCTTGTCGGAGCAGGACTTgatcatcaacttcacctcAATCATTCAAGATTCACTCCAGACACCCACAAATGAGATTGCCAAGTCCTCGTTTGGAGTTCTCACTACAGAGAACAGAAGAGTTTGGGCTAGAATTAGACACTCTCCCACAATCTTGGAGAACCCAAACAATAGTGAGATTTTGTCTATAGTGGACTCTGCGCTCTTTGTGATTTGTCTTGACGACTTGGTGCTCCTGGACTTGAGcgacttggccaagaacATGTTGTGTGGGTTGTCCATTGTTGACAACGGTGTTCAGGTTGGTACTTGTACGAACAGATGGTATGATAAACTTCAGATCATCATCACGCAAAACGGCAAAGCTGGTATCAATTTTGAACATACGGGTGTAGATGGCCATACGGTGTTGAGATACGTGTCAGACATATACACCGATTCCATCTTGTCCTTTGCTAAGTCTATCAACACCAATGCTCCTTCTTTGTGGACTGAAACCTCTATGTCAGATTCAATCTCCAGTGAAGGCGGACGTACGGATTTGGTGACAATACCAAGAAAGCTTGAGTGGGACTTGACCCCCGATTTGTCGCTTGCTTTACGTTTTGGTGAGACGAGATTGTCTGACTTGATCAATCAGAACGAGTTCAAGCACTTAGAGTTCAAGAGCTATGGCTCCTCTAccatcaaaaagatgaaataCTCGCCTGATGCCTTCGTTCAAATGGCGTTTCAGGCAACATATTATGCCTTGTATGGTAGAGTGGAGTGTACTTACGAACCTGCCATGACTAAGCAGTTCTACCATGGAAGAACCGAGGCTGTCAGAACAGTGAGCCCTGAGTCGAATCTTTTTGTTCGTAAGTTCTTTGATCCTAACATGCCAGATGCggaaaagttgaaattCCTCTCAGAAGCCTGCAAAAAGCACTCTGAACAGACCAAGAGATGCAGCGTAGGCGAGGGAGTAGACAGACACTTATTCGCCCTCTTCTGCATCTGGAGACGCTACGTAAGCGGAGAGCTTAATAGTGATTTCGAAGCTACGAACATGCAAGAAGACGATACTGTGGTCTGTGACCAGCGGAGTGAATCGTCTGAGCATACCGTGGGAGGAAACAACGAGccaaatttgaaaagcGACTTGACAAGTTTGCCTGCTATCTTCGCGGACAGTGGCTGGGACAAGTTAAATAATACGATTCTTTCCACGTCAAACTGCGGTAACCCGTCGTTGAGACTTTTTGGATTTGGGCCAGTAAGTGCCAACGGGTTTGGCATTGGCTATATCATCAAGGATGACTCCATCTCCATTTGTGCATCGTCCAAACACAGACAGACCAGTCGTTTCCTCGTCACATTGGATTCCTATCTCGATGAAGTATATCGAATTTACAAGGAGGTCAACGAATCTGCTGAAGTTCATGCTCCTATAGACACTAAGATTAGCGAGGAAGCACCGGTGATGGCGAAGAACATCGTCAAGCAACCAGTTGCAGTGAAAGACTCGTTGAGTACGTTGTTAGGTGGTTATGGTTACTTTGACatgggagaagaagacatcaaGTCGAGAGGTCAATCCCCAGAGCCACCATTCATGCATCGTATGGAAAGTGGGTTCTCTATTCGTGACATTGAGAGAAAATTGCGGTTATCGGAGTACTGA
- the CIS2 gene encoding gamma-glutamyltransferase produces the protein MEKHSLQTAHPSSSGHSSIFKRPWRIAIQCFILLLLTFFLLKESLSPSPQVHLPYILDDPVGDKIGHPTLEPQEEYRKLGSKAMVASDVELCSIMGRGILQGGGNAADAAVTVALCIGSVNSHSSGIGGGAFIVSWKQNETISIDAREAAPAKAHKHMYEHFPLLAQFGGLAVAVPGELAGLYELHKKHGSGNLTWAELIEPVVKLNRKGWHAQEIWISSLHRIHRELLQRVPLLREKWDFIYKEDNNLVDVGDLIRRPAYADTLETIARNGSCAVFYDPDGPIAPKLAQRASECGGILTVDDFAAYRAKVTKALRYEFEAGDDYFELATSGGVSSGLALIAGLNFYSTLEKCRGKSSGSLSAHRLIEAMKWTASARSNLGDHNETYFETLVRKYSSPEWVQNLLDNEKYADNTTFLWDHYEPKFELTEPKGTSHFSVVDAHGGAVSMTTTVNLIFGSSVYDNNTGVILNDEMDDFSLPDTSNAFNLTPSVYNFIQPARRPLSSTTPTIIKKNGELFMLIGAAGGSRIVTAVLQGIVRTVYEKLPLLQTISYPRLHHQLIPEYVMVEDAEMYETEVPGIISHLAERNHTIFESGALTAMNAIKKAGDVWEGVSDHWRKRGIACGY, from the coding sequence ATGGAAAAACATTCGCTACAAACAGCACATCCGCTGTCCCTGGGGCATCTGTCTATATTCAAGCGGCCATGGAGAATCGCAATCCAATGCTTCATCCTTCTATTgctcactttcttccttttgAAGGAGTCCCTAAGTCCCTCACCTCAAGTGCACCTTCCTTACATATTAGATGATCCAGTCGGAGACAAGATCGGACACCCTACTTTAGAGCCGCAAGAAGAGTACCGGAAGTTGGGTTCTAAGGCAATGGTGGCGCTGGATGTCGAGTTGTGTTCTATTATGGGACGTGGGATTTTGCAAGGTGGTGGCAACGCAGCCGACGCTGCCGTCACTGTGGCTCTCTGTATTGGCCTGGTGAATTCCCACTCCTCGGGCATTGGCGGCGGTGCATTCATAGTGCTGTGGAAGCAGAACGAGACAATAAGTATCGACGCCAGAGAGGCCGCTCCAGCGAAAGCCCACAAGCACATGTACGAGCACTTCCCACTTCTAGCGCAGTTTGGCGGGTTGGCGGTGGCCGTTCCTGGCGAATTGGCCGGTTTATACGAGCTCCACAAAAAGCACGGGTCCGGCAACTTGACGTGGGCCGAACTAATCGAGCCAGTGGTGAAGCTTAACAGGAAAGGATGGCATGCTCAAGAGATCTGGATCTCGTCGTTGCACCGTATTCACAGAGAGCTTTTGCAAAGGGTTCCGCTCCTTAGAGAGAAATGGGATTTCATATACAAAGAAGATAACAACCTCGTCGACGTGGGCGATTTGATCAGACGTCCTGCTTATGCTGACACATTGGAGACAATTGCCAGAAACGGTTCTTGTGCTGTGTTTTATGATCCTGACGGCCCTATCGCACCGAAGTTAGCCCAGCGCGCTAGCGAGTGTGGAGGCATCTTGACGGTGGACGATTTCGCAGCCTACAGAGCTAAAGTGACTAAAGCGCTTAGATATGAGTTTGAGGCCGGCGACGACTATTTTGAGTTGGCAACCTCTGGAGGAGTTTCTTCAGGGTTGGCGCTTATTGCTGGGCTCAACTTCTATTCCACTCTCGAGAAATGCCGTGGGAAGAGCTCAGGCTCTCTTTCAGCTCACCGCCTCATCGAGGCCATGAAGTGGACTGCTAGTGCGAGATCAAATTTGGGGGACCACAATGAGACATACTTTGAGACATTGGTGCGCAAATACTCGTCGCCggaatgggtgcaaaatcTATTGGATAACGAGAAGTACGCTGACAATACAACATTCCTTTGGGACCACTACGAGCCCAAGTTCGAACTTACAGAACCCAAGGGCACGTCCCACTTTTCGGTAGTGGATGCTCATGGCGGAGCCGTTTCCATGACAACCACAGTGAACTTGATATTTGGATCACTGGTCTACGACAACAATACGGGAGTGATTTTAAATGACGAAATGGATGACTTCTCGTTGCCAGACACCAGCAATGCGTTTAATTTGACGCCCTCGGTATATAACTTTATTCAGCCAGCGAGGAGACCCTTGTCGCTGACCACACCTACAattatcaagaagaacgGCGAGCTTTTCATGCTCATTGGTGCCGCTGGAGGTTCACGTATTGTGACTGCAGTTCTCCAGGGCATCGTGAGGACAGTATACGAAAagcttcctcttcttcaaaccaTTCTGTACCCACGGTTACACCACCAGCTCATTCCTGAGTATGTCATGGTGGAGGACGCCGAGATGTATGAGACTGAGGTGCCGGGAATCATTCTGCACTTGGCCGAACGGAACCACACTATATTTGAAAGCGGTGCGTTGACGGCAATGAATGCAATCAAGAAGGCCGGCGATGTGTGGGAGGGCGTGAGCGACCACTGGCGCAAAAGAGGCATTGCTTGCGGGTACTAG
- the CNS1 gene encoding HSP70/90 family co-chaperone CNS1: MKIEEVSAEDKIISEWERRRYRPKPGEPELPPQLSGFANKSTDEVLKEINRLPFFMTELDETDGEGGQNESLEALKSLAYDGEPHEIAANFKNQGNECYKAKRYKDAVQFYTQGIEIECKDDQINTALLINRAACNLELKNYRMCIEDCKKALLIDENNVKACYRAGRAFFAVNRYQEAKEILRYGLTKDPENQPMKDTFKNIEEKEQQVKAAIERKEEKAARKKEEERTLDKAIELRRIKILKSPRPPALLEDTKMKLEDPLDMESQLILPAMILYPTTDEFDFVAEVSESSAPIDVLTLLMDRPAEWFDDPKHENFSVKNLECYMETLSGGLIKVGKKTPIANAIMADGAKAPLFDNGLRLYVVPKQESSEWIKTWSKEAALAKRQL, from the coding sequence ATGAAGATCGAAGAAGTTTCCGCTGAGGATAAAATCATCTCGGAAtgggaaagaagaaggtatAGGCCCAAACCTGGAGAGCCAGAGTTGCCGCCGCAATTATCGGGCTTTGCCAACAAATCGACTGATGAGGTGTTGAAAGAGATCAACCGTCTCCCATTTTTCATGACTGAGTTAGACGAGACAGATGGAGAGGGAGGACAGAATGAGAGCCTTGAAGCATTAAAAAGTTTGGCTTATGATGGTGAACCACACGAAATTGCCGCTAATTTCAAGAATCAAGGAAACGAATGTTACAAGGCTAAGCGATATAAGGATGCTGTGCAATTCTATACTCAGGGTATAGAGATCGAATGCAAGGATGATCAGATAAACACCGCCTTGCTCATAAACAGAGCGGCATGTAAtttggagttgaagaattaCAGAATGTGTATTGAAGACTGCAAAAAGGCTTTGCTTATAGATGAGAACAATGTGAAGGCATGCTACCGTGCTGGAAGAGCTTTTTTTGCCGTGAATAGATACCAAGAAGCAAAGGAGATTCTTCGATATGGCTTGACGAAGGACCCGGAGAACCAGCCTATGAAGGATACCTTCAAGaatattgaagaaaaggaacAACAGGTCAAAGCAGCTATCGAAAggaaggaggagaaggctgcgagaaagaaggaggaagaaaggACTTTGGACAAAGCAATTGAGTTGAGACGCATAAAGATCTTGAAATCTCCCAGGCCCCCAgcgcttcttgaagataCCAAAATGAAGCTTGAGGACCCCCTTGATATGGAGTCCCAGCTTATTCTACCTGCTATGATTCTCTATCCGACAACCGATGAGTTTGATTTCGTTGCGGAAGTGAGTGAACTGTCTGCTCCAATTGACGTTCTCACTTTGTTAATGGACAGACCAGCTGAGTGGTTCGATGACCCTAAACACGAAAACTTTTCTGTGAAGAATCTAGAATGCTATATGGAAACTTTGAGTGGAGGCTTGATTAAGGTTGGTAAAAAAACTCCTATAGCTAATGCAATAATGGCTGACGGGGCCAAGGCGCCACTTTTTGACAATGGCTTACGGCTTTATGTTGTGCCCAAGCAAGAGTCATCGGAGTGGATCAAGACTTGGAGTAAAGAAGCTGCTTTGGCAAAACGACAATTATAG
- the TUF1 gene encoding translation elongation factor Tu produces the protein MIRTAVGSLRVSTLRLGASLVAKSRPAIRSYAAFDRSKPHVNIGTIGHVDHGKTTLTAAITKVLSEKGGASFLDYGSIDRAPEERARGITISTAHVEYQTDKRHYAHVDCPGHADYIKNMITGAAQMDGAIIVVAASDGQMPQTREHLLLARQVGVQNLVVFVNKVDTIDDPEMLELVEMEMRELLTTYGFDGDETPVIMGSALCALEGREPEIGEKAIMKLLDAVDEYIPTPQRDLEQPFLMPVEDVFSISGRGTVVTGRVERGSLKKGEEIEIVGDFDKTFKATVTGIEMFKKELDAAMAGDNAGILLRGVKRDEVSRGDVLAKPGTVSPHTKILASLYVLTKEEGGRHNPFGENYKPQLFLRTTNVTGTMKFPEGEGVDHSAMVNPGDNVEMVIELGKKCPIELNQRFNLREGGKTVATGLVTRIIE, from the coding sequence ATGATTAGAACTGCTGTTGGATCCCTCCGTGTCAGCACTTTGCGTCTCGGTGCTAGCCTTGTGGCTAAGTCCCGCCCAGCTATCAGAAGCTATGCAGCTTTCGATCGTTCCAAGCCCCACGTCAACATTGGTACCATTGGCCATGTTGACCACGGTAAGACTACTTTGACTGCTGCCATCACCAAGGTTTTGTCGGAGAAAGGAGGCGCCAGTTTCTTGGACTACGGCTCGATTGACAGAGCCCCTGAGGAGAGAGCCAGAGGTATCACTATTTCCACTGCCCACGTTGAGTACCAGACTGATAAGAGACACTATGCCCACGTCGACTGTCCAGGTCACGCTGATtacatcaagaacatgatTACTGGTGCTGCCCAGATGGATGGTGCTAtcattgttgttgctgcttcCGACGGTCAGATGCCTCAGACCAGAGAGCACCTTTTGTTGGCAAGACAGGTTGGTGTTCAGAACTTGGTTGTATTCGTTAACAAGGTCGACACCATTGACGACCCTGAGATGTTGGAATTGGTTGAGATGGAAATGAGAGAATTGTTGACCACTTACGGTTTCGACGGTGATGAGACTCCTGTAATCATGGGTTCTGCTTTGTGTGCTTTGGAAGGTAGAGAGCCAGAGATTGGTGAAAAGGCAATCATGAAATTATTGGACGCTGTCGACGAGTACATTCCAACCCCACAGCGTGACTTGGAGCAGCCATTCTTGATGCCAGTTGAAGACGTTTTCTCCATTTCTGGTAGAGGTACTGTTGTCACTGGTAGAGTTGAAAGAGGttccttgaagaagggtGAGGAAATCGAGATTGTTGGTGACTTTGACAAGACTTTTAAGGCCACTGTCACTGGTATTGAGATGTTTAAGAAGGAATTAGATGCTGCCATGGCTGGTGACAACGCTGGTATCTTGTTGAGAGGTGTCAAGAGAGACGAAGTGTCTCGTGGTGACGTTTTGGCTAAGCCCGGAACTGTTTCCCCACACACCAAGATTTTGGCTTCCTTGTATGTTTTGACCAAGGAAGAAGGTGGTCGTCACAACCCCTTCGGTGAAAACTACAAGCCTCAATTGTTCCTTAGAACCACCAACGTCACTGGTACCATGAAGTTCCCAGAGGGCGAGGGCGTGGACCACTCCGCTATGGTCAACCCAGGTGACAACGTTGAAATGGTCATTGAATTGGGTAAGAAGTGCCCCATTGAGTTGAACCAGCGTTTCAACCTTAGAGAGGGTGGTAAGACCGTTGCCACTGGGTTGGTGACCAGAATTATTGAGTAA